A genomic region of Thermodesulfobium narugense DSM 14796 contains the following coding sequences:
- a CDS encoding flavodoxin family protein, which translates to MKAIAFSGSAKKGGNTAFMLKTVLEELDREKIQTELIELADEEIKPCTACYKCFKNKDKKCVIKDDNLNQYIEKLIESDIIILGSPVYLVDITPKLIAFMERCGMVSIANKYLLRRKIGAGVVVRYRRAGAIHGLDSINHFFLVEQMIVVGSNYLNIGVGRGSEAVSVSEEEIDEEGVKTMIDLAHNIAWLAKEKYQ; encoded by the coding sequence ATGAAGGCTATAGCTTTTAGTGGAAGTGCAAAAAAAGGTGGAAATACTGCTTTTATGCTAAAAACAGTTTTAGAAGAGTTAGATAGAGAAAAGATACAAACAGAGCTTATAGAACTTGCCGACGAAGAAATAAAACCCTGCACTGCCTGCTATAAATGCTTTAAAAATAAAGATAAAAAGTGTGTTATAAAGGACGACAATCTAAATCAATATATTGAAAAATTGATAGAGTCAGACATTATCATCCTTGGTTCTCCAGTATATCTGGTAGACATCACACCAAAACTTATTGCATTTATGGAAAGGTGTGGAATGGTCTCAATTGCAAACAAATATCTTTTAAGAAGAAAAATTGGGGCAGGAGTAGTAGTAAGATACAGGAGAGCAGGAGCAATCCACGGTCTTGATTCGATTAATCACTTCTTTTTGGTAGAACAGATGATTGTCGTCGGTTCAAATTACTTAAATATAGGCGTAGGAAGAGGCTCAGAAGCAGTTAGCGTTTCAGAAGAGGAGATAGACGAAGAAGGCGTGAAGACGATGATCGATTTAGCTCACAATATCGCCTGGCTTGCTAAAGAAAAATATCAATAA
- a CDS encoding nitrite/sulfite reductase domain-containing protein has protein sequence MDKIHPRAIEQRDGSWAIKLKSTSGLVTPEYLEEVARVAKKYNVRQLKILTGQRFFLIGIKAEDVNKILEEISKDMGFNVEPSLHYVQACVGNTTCKYGTLDSLSLGKKIEELVYFEKVPAKLKIGVSGCTLNCAEAFVRDIGVFSGGKGWVLVIGGNSGRKPRIGDIVADELDDDQVLDIIKKFLKLYKEKGDYRVEGRYGMSERVARFVERLGIDAIKNEILA, from the coding sequence ATGGACAAAATACATCCAAGAGCAATAGAACAAAGAGATGGAAGCTGGGCCATAAAATTAAAGTCGACGAGTGGACTTGTTACGCCTGAATATTTGGAAGAGGTTGCAAGAGTTGCAAAGAAATACAACGTTCGCCAGTTAAAGATCTTGACTGGCCAAAGGTTCTTTTTGATTGGAATTAAGGCCGAAGACGTAAACAAGATCTTAGAAGAGATATCAAAAGATATGGGATTTAACGTTGAGCCTTCACTTCACTACGTTCAGGCATGTGTTGGCAATACTACTTGCAAGTATGGAACCCTTGACAGTTTGAGCCTTGGGAAAAAGATAGAAGAACTTGTATATTTTGAAAAGGTTCCTGCAAAATTGAAAATTGGAGTATCGGGATGCACCTTAAACTGTGCAGAGGCTTTTGTGAGAGATATAGGAGTCTTTTCAGGGGGAAAGGGATGGGTTTTAGTGATTGGGGGAAATTCTGGGAGGAAACCAAGAATTGGAGACATTGTAGCTGATGAGCTTGATGACGATCAAGTTCTTGACATCATAAAGAAATTTCTAAAGCTATACAAAGAAAAGGGAGATTATAGGGTTGAGGGAAGATATGGCATGAGCGAGAGAGTTGCAAGATTCGTTGAGAGATTGGGGATTGATGCCATCAAAAATGAGATTTTAGCGTAG
- a CDS encoding universal stress protein yields MSKTILAAIRDVMSDRSVLKMAIDLAKDEGAKLVICHVINRSEDLGVFNPAAEAALVYKAERMLEEAIDIAKKNNVDAIKVVKVGRPSERISELAKQLNASNIVLGNRKLKGIRNWLFSEFSTGFNLKNTTLVSVEK; encoded by the coding sequence ATGTCAAAGACTATTCTTGCAGCTATAAGAGACGTAATGTCTGATAGAAGCGTTCTGAAAATGGCTATAGATCTTGCCAAGGATGAAGGAGCAAAGCTTGTAATATGTCACGTTATCAATAGATCCGAAGATCTTGGTGTTTTTAACCCTGCAGCTGAAGCAGCTTTGGTATATAAGGCAGAAAGAATGCTCGAAGAGGCAATTGATATTGCAAAGAAAAATAACGTAGATGCAATAAAGGTAGTAAAGGTTGGCAGGCCTTCGGAGAGAATATCAGAACTTGCAAAACAATTGAACGCCTCTAACATAGTACTAGGAAATAGAAAACTAAAGGGGATTAGAAATTGGCTATTCTCAGAATTTAGCACAGGATTTAATCTGAAGAACACTACGCTTGTAAGCGTTGAAAAGTAA
- a CDS encoding cupin domain-containing protein has translation MVKKFDTLERVKRLDPIGGKGELESIALLSLEEFKGKGRMFAHNFLKPGSTIGLHTHKGDFEIYYILNGEGIFVDNDKEVQVSKGDVLITYDGESHSLKNTGDKDIEFLACIIYT, from the coding sequence ATGGTTAAGAAATTTGATACTTTAGAAAGAGTAAAGCGCCTTGATCCTATTGGAGGCAAGGGAGAACTTGAGAGCATTGCCCTTTTGAGTCTTGAAGAGTTCAAAGGAAAGGGAAGAATGTTTGCTCACAATTTTTTGAAGCCAGGGTCTACTATAGGCCTTCACACTCACAAGGGAGATTTTGAGATATATTACATATTAAACGGAGAAGGAATTTTTGTAGACAATGATAAAGAAGTTCAGGTTTCAAAAGGAGACGTTTTGATTACTTACGATGGAGAAAGTCATTCTTTAAAGAATACTGGCGATAAGGACATAGAGTTTTTAGCCTGTATTATTTATACTTAG
- a CDS encoding tetratricopeptide repeat protein translates to MFSRLDRVIDNSSFHRFRYFLHQLPPISLIILAICITIYILERVRIMFFEKETRDFVINKKDHKFLKILHYFFIIFTLLLLSFDIYDILTSKLAWHTIFNMIDSPSMILLSLLVSFFVLRWLESQSIKAVYEEASGNSEIFKNLMLVRRGQDLARAYFNLGNIYFENKNFSKALKYFKKAYKLGNKAALSKIKELNI, encoded by the coding sequence TTGTTTAGTAGGCTTGACAGAGTTATAGATAACTCTTCATTTCACAGATTTAGGTATTTTCTTCACCAATTGCCGCCAATAAGTTTGATAATCTTAGCGATATGTATAACCATATACATCCTTGAGAGAGTTCGCATAATGTTTTTTGAAAAAGAAACAAGGGATTTTGTGATCAATAAAAAGGATCACAAGTTTTTAAAAATTCTTCACTATTTTTTTATAATTTTTACCTTGTTGTTATTATCTTTTGATATATATGATATACTTACCAGCAAACTTGCCTGGCACACTATATTTAACATGATTGACTCTCCTTCTATGATACTTCTCTCACTGTTAGTTAGCTTTTTTGTTCTTAGATGGTTGGAATCTCAAAGCATAAAGGCGGTATATGAGGAGGCATCTGGTAACAGCGAGATTTTTAAAAATCTAATGCTTGTGAGAAGGGGACAGGATCTTGCAAGGGCATACTTTAACCTGGGAAACATATACTTTGAGAACAAAAACTTTTCAAAGGCGCTTAAATACTTTAAAAAGGCTTATAAGCTTGGGAATAAAGCTGCCTTGAGCAAGATTAAAGAATTAAATATTTAG
- a CDS encoding nucleotidyltransferase domain-containing protein, with the protein MNIEESIVKIEEFLSKIDEVLLPFIFGLFIENRLTDESDIDFAILFSSMPDFKSLNKIKSGITEITDRDTDIVILNFASPIIKM; encoded by the coding sequence ATGAATATTGAAGAGTCGATTGTGAAAATAGAAGAATTTCTCAGCAAAATTGATGAAGTTTTGCTGCCATTTATCTTTGGTTTATTTATCGAAAATAGACTCACAGATGAAAGCGATATAGACTTTGCAATCCTTTTTAGTAGCATGCCTGATTTCAAATCTCTAAATAAGATCAAGAGCGGTATAACTGAAATTACAGATAGGGATACCGACATAGTTATCTTAAATTTTGCATCGCCAATAATAAAGATGTAG
- a CDS encoding COG4705 family protein, which translates to MGENLKSESESFAKRIFNKVPEVTIFFWIIKILCTTVGETAADFLNVHMGFGLTKTSIVMSALLLVFLYFQFKAREYVPKIYWMVVVLISVVGTLITDNLSDNLGVPLEISTFVFTILLIATFLIWYYKERTLSIHSIFTIRREAFYWLAILFTFSLGTAAGDLIAETLKLGYFLSAIMFGSMIAIITLLYYKFNLNSVLAFWLAYILTRPLGATIGDLMSQAKNLGGLGLGTVTTSAIFLTLILMLVIYLAKTGIDKKVVPAEEVTFEEFIATEEAMEREEI; encoded by the coding sequence ATGGGCGAAAACTTGAAATCTGAAAGTGAATCTTTTGCTAAAAGGATTTTTAACAAAGTTCCAGAAGTTACTATCTTTTTTTGGATTATTAAGATTCTGTGCACTACGGTAGGGGAGACTGCTGCAGATTTTCTGAACGTTCATATGGGCTTTGGCCTTACAAAGACAAGCATCGTAATGAGTGCCTTGCTTTTAGTTTTTCTATACTTTCAGTTCAAGGCGAGAGAATACGTGCCAAAAATATATTGGATGGTTGTCGTCTTAATAAGCGTAGTGGGCACGCTCATAACAGACAATTTGAGCGACAATTTAGGTGTTCCTTTAGAGATCAGCACATTTGTATTCACCATATTGCTAATCGCGACATTTTTAATCTGGTATTACAAAGAAAGGACTTTGTCTATTCACAGCATATTTACTATAAGGCGTGAAGCATTTTATTGGCTAGCAATTCTTTTTACATTTTCTTTAGGAACAGCTGCAGGAGATCTGATAGCTGAGACTTTAAAGCTGGGTTATTTTCTATCTGCAATAATGTTTGGTTCAATGATTGCAATTATTACTTTGCTGTATTATAAGTTTAACTTAAATTCAGTGTTAGCGTTTTGGTTGGCATACATATTAACCAGGCCACTTGGTGCGACTATAGGAGATTTGATGTCTCAAGCTAAAAATTTAGGCGGACTTGGGCTGGGTACTGTAACGACAAGTGCAATATTTTTAACGCTTATCCTAATGCTGGTTATTTACCTTGCGAAAACGGGAATTGATAAAAAAGTAGTTCCTGCAGAAGAGGTAACATTTGAAGAATTTATTGCGACTGAAGAGGCTATGGAAAGAGAAGAAATATAA
- a CDS encoding flavodoxin family protein — protein MKALAINASARKDSNTAIMLNKVLSELEKDGIEKELYQMAGKKIHGCTACYKCISNKDKRCAVDDDIFNECFEKMVNSDIILLGSPIYFADITPELKCLIDRAGMVARANDFLLKRKIGAAVIVNRRAGGIHGFDSVNHFFLIEQMIVVGSSYWNIGIGRNKGEVEKDEEGIKTMIDLAHNISWLAKKLK, from the coding sequence ATGAAGGCATTAGCTATCAATGCAAGCGCAAGAAAAGACTCTAATACCGCAATAATGCTTAACAAAGTTTTGAGCGAGTTAGAAAAGGATGGAATTGAAAAGGAACTTTATCAGATGGCAGGGAAAAAGATTCACGGATGTACAGCATGCTATAAGTGTATTTCCAACAAAGACAAACGCTGTGCGGTAGACGATGACATATTCAACGAGTGTTTTGAGAAGATGGTCAACTCTGACATCATACTTCTTGGCTCTCCCATATACTTTGCAGATATCACCCCAGAGCTAAAGTGTCTGATAGACAGGGCTGGGATGGTAGCCAGAGCTAACGACTTTCTTTTAAAGAGAAAGATAGGCGCTGCTGTAATAGTAAACAGAAGGGCCGGAGGAATCCACGGATTTGATAGCGTCAATCACTTTTTCCTAATTGAGCAGATGATTGTGGTTGGATCCAGTTACTGGAACATTGGCATTGGCAGAAACAAGGGAGAAGTAGAAAAGGATGAAGAAGGCATAAAAACCATGATAGACCTTGCTCACAACATCAGTTGGCTTGCTAAGAAGCTGAAATAG
- a CDS encoding glycosyl hydrolase family 18 protein: MKIWIYFDILLLMYKFILSLIFIFLFASLGQICAFDKDLYVVSYPNNFAGEALKNNDGLFMLANNIKLVTKKNFLINPKEKRVYIFDVKFTLPDKEVVSLESVNFPLKSINKNYYVDLNSLSNLFGFDILDENDYYLLKQGKELGVPFQKEKPKGIVGLGFSTAKDFSDIRKIDLNSDVNTISFTWFSLEDSFGNFSNNADIGVVDYLHEKGYKVWGLFNNRFNPDLTHKLLENKYSIENAINQIVMYAIVYHLDGVNIDFENFSDLDKTKFNYFVKKLSEKLKKTNILLSVDVTVPDNNSSWSLCYDRKTISELSDYLVLMTYDEFTKGSERAGPTASLFWVEKGLKNTLKEVEPTKVLLGIPFYTREWIEEPSGKIVGVKALDNKDLKGFIEENKLSPQFDKKYGLYHVSFYRYNLKHEVWFDNSETMSNKLELIKKYKLGGFAIWKLESAGDSSWISFSNAFGDKLLINIGGTKNGE; encoded by the coding sequence TTGAAAATTTGGATTTATTTTGATATTCTACTCTTAATGTATAAATTTATACTTTCTCTTATTTTTATTTTTCTCTTCGCTTCCCTGGGGCAAATTTGTGCCTTTGACAAAGACCTTTATGTGGTAAGCTATCCTAATAATTTTGCAGGCGAGGCCTTAAAAAACAACGACGGCCTCTTTATGCTAGCAAATAACATAAAGCTGGTTACCAAAAAGAACTTTTTGATAAACCCGAAAGAGAAAAGAGTTTATATCTTTGACGTAAAGTTTACTTTGCCTGACAAAGAGGTAGTTTCTCTTGAGTCGGTGAACTTTCCACTAAAGAGTATTAATAAAAATTATTATGTAGACCTTAATTCGCTTTCAAATCTGTTTGGTTTTGATATATTGGACGAAAATGATTATTATCTTTTAAAGCAGGGCAAGGAATTAGGAGTGCCCTTTCAGAAAGAGAAGCCCAAAGGCATTGTTGGTCTGGGATTTAGCACAGCTAAAGACTTTTCTGACATTAGAAAAATTGACTTGAATTCAGATGTCAATACCATCTCTTTCACCTGGTTTTCTCTGGAAGACAGCTTTGGAAATTTTAGCAATAACGCTGATATTGGAGTAGTAGACTATCTTCATGAAAAGGGTTATAAGGTGTGGGGGTTATTTAACAACAGATTTAATCCTGATCTAACCCATAAGCTGTTAGAAAATAAATATAGCATAGAGAATGCAATTAATCAGATCGTCATGTACGCTATTGTATATCATCTGGATGGGGTAAATATTGATTTTGAAAATTTTAGCGACCTTGATAAAACTAAATTTAATTATTTTGTAAAAAAGTTATCTGAAAAATTAAAGAAAACAAACATTCTTTTGTCTGTGGACGTAACAGTCCCAGATAACAACTCCTCCTGGTCTTTGTGCTATGACAGAAAAACGATTTCAGAACTAAGTGACTACCTCGTTTTGATGACGTATGACGAGTTTACTAAAGGTTCTGAGAGAGCAGGTCCTACAGCATCTCTTTTTTGGGTAGAAAAGGGATTAAAAAATACTTTGAAAGAAGTAGAGCCTACTAAAGTATTGCTGGGCATACCGTTTTATACAAGAGAATGGATAGAAGAACCATCAGGAAAGATAGTAGGCGTTAAAGCGCTTGACAACAAGGATTTGAAAGGATTTATTGAAGAAAACAAACTTAGTCCGCAATTTGACAAAAAGTATGGTCTTTATCATGTTAGCTTTTACAGGTATAATTTAAAGCATGAAGTTTGGTTTGACAACAGTGAAACTATGTCAAACAAGCTTGAGCTTATTAAGAAATATAAACTGGGTGGGTTTGCAATATGGAAACTGGAGTCAGCAGGGGACTCTAGCTGGATCTCTTTTTCTAACGCCTTTGGGGACAAATTATTAATAAATATAGGAGGAACAAAAAATGGAGAATAG
- a CDS encoding SurA N-terminal domain-containing protein, whose product MKRIVLLCFVLVFVVMVKPSFADDKVLATVNGTSITQSQVDAIYNNLPPNVDKTNPDLKKEILNRLIENLVLLDEAKKEGLENDPKVIEAINNAKNEILINYLLQKHFAGQNFDVTDADVTNFYNQNSDKFKDKNGNLVPIDKVKDYVKQYLISQKEQQAIQAYVDSLKKQDNIVINQ is encoded by the coding sequence ATGAAACGTATTGTTCTTTTGTGTTTTGTATTGGTTTTTGTGGTAATGGTTAAGCCATCTTTTGCAGATGACAAGGTTTTAGCTACTGTTAATGGGACGAGTATTACCCAGAGCCAGGTGGACGCAATTTATAACAATTTGCCGCCTAACGTGGACAAAACCAATCCAGATCTTAAAAAGGAGATCTTGAATCGTTTGATTGAAAATCTCGTGTTACTCGATGAGGCAAAGAAAGAGGGTTTAGAAAACGATCCAAAGGTAATTGAGGCTATTAATAACGCAAAAAATGAAATTTTGATTAACTATCTTTTACAAAAGCACTTCGCAGGTCAAAACTTTGACGTAACCGATGCAGACGTTACAAACTTTTACAATCAAAACTCAGATAAATTTAAGGATAAAAATGGCAACTTGGTTCCAATAGATAAGGTTAAAGATTATGTGAAGCAGTATCTAATCAGCCAAAAAGAACAACAGGCAATACAAGCTTATGTGGATTCCTTGAAAAAACAAGATAATATAGTAATAAATCAATAA